The DNA region CTACTCGTTCTTGTAGAGTTAATtggattgtttttctttttgacagGAATACTGAGGGTTTTCACTTGTTTCCTGTGGAAGAATGTCCCTCAGGTAAACAGAACAACCCATTTCTCACTTTGCTATAATGTAGAGGTTAAGTCTTTCCAATTCTAATGGATTAGCAAAACCATAAAATGAGGAATTTGGTACACATTAAATATTCCTCATATTAGTGGTATATAGTTGTCAAGCCTATAAAGAATGCCAATGGTGAAGTAGTAAACCATTGTTCCTCATAGGGGCGTATCTACTATAGAAGCTACGAGTTCATTTGAACCTTTAGCTTCTGCTGGGACCCTATATATTTGCTTAACATTTTATTAAATATGTAGAAACAATATATTTTGAACACATTAAATTAGACAGGATGTGGTAGAATTTCGAATCCTGAATCCGCCTCAGGTTCCTCACATCATCCTAGCGAGAAGTTTCAGCGTTGAGCATATCAGAGaacattttgaaaataaaagCATTGCAAATCCCACCACCCCATATTGGCCTTTCCTTAGTTGTTGCCAAAGAAACATTCAATAGTTAATATACAACGATCACCGAAAAACTACTGaagaaattcaaaactgatatttTCCAGGGGGCAGCTACAACTTGCTATGTCGCCCTCTATCCAAGTTTACAAGGAGTGACTGGAAAGTACTTCGTTGATTGCAATGAGTTCAAGCCAAGTAAGCTTGCACGAGATGAAGTTTTAGCTCGGAATCTTAGGGATTTCAGCAATAATCTAGTCAATGCTTCTCAAAAGACTGACAAACAGAACACAGACAATGCTACAAGTTATTAGTACATTTCATATCTTATGACACTGTTGTTGAAGGTAGCTAGGAGGCTTAATTCTGCTTCCAATCTATACTCTCTTTGCAGTTTTTTTCAGCCTTATATTAAAAGTTTAAGGCTTTAGCTCTCTTACTTTTTGGTTCTTAGTCGATGTAATTTCTCTGGAAATGTCTATTTAATTTTCAATCTTTTAGATGCTGTGGATTCGCTAGTTTAATGATTCAAGTATAGCAGTCAAGCCTATGAGTGAGGCATGCATATGTGATATGGCATTCTATGAGAAGCGCATACAtatttctttattatattttgtTCTTCCCTgtattcttaaaaataattcttCTTTTTAAAGATGTACAATGAATGAAACATCTAGGATGTGTTTGGTATGGGGGAAAATGTTTTGACTAATAAATGATTTTCTTACTTTCTGGTCTTTGGTTAGGTagtagaaattatttttgaaaaatatataatttaggcAAAAACCATGTGAGACGAAATGGGTCTAGGGTCAGGGTCTAGGGGCGTGGCTGGCCGGGGAAGGGGGGAAATTTAACTACAAAACTAAGGAGAAACACCAACAGTTATTTCAAAATGCACTTAGGTGTCGGATCTTTGGGGGGAGCATATTAAACGATTTTCACTCGTAATTGGGAAAGCGCAATGAAACAACAGTCTTAATATAACTTGTTCGAACTAACATGAAATATGTTAAACCAAAAAACAGTTCACACGAGAAAACAGTTAAACATGAAAGTAGAAATTATAGTCTCAACCGACATGACAATGTTGAAAAGTTTAGCATGAACATGATATGACCAACTACGACTCCTATTTCACAACTTTCACTGCTCAACAAAGACCTCACACTTATTTATTTACAAAACTCAGGTGAAATAATCAAGAAAGCACACTAAGATCAAAAAGGGAGCTCAGCTGGCCTCTGCAACTGGGAAGTGCAATTTCGTGATGGATTTCCTAAGAAAACTACTCCCACAAAATGGATCTGGCCTGCCAATATCAAAATCCACAACGCTAGATTGTACCTCACCCGACGAAGCTGTGATGTTGCTATCATCTAGAGGATGGTAACTTATCTGAGAACTCCCTCCATGTCTCCGAGCTTGCTTCTTGTCTTTACCCTTGTTCCCTCGTGAAGATTTACCATTGTTTTTCTGCTTATTCTTCCCATTCTTCTTCTTGCCACTCTTATGGCATTGTCCCTTGTTTGGTACATGTGACACTGCTGTTGGGACAGGGTCATACACATCCGGAGCCCATGTTACAGTCAGCTTCCTCGGTTGACTGCCTAGTTTCTGACGGCTACCCTTTATGGCAGATACAAGCTTCAAAGGAGTCTGCGAAACAACAAAACACAGAAAAGGGAAAGAGGAAAAAACAGGACTGTTAACACCTGCAGTTACTAAATTGCTCAACCGTGAAACAATCGCCATTTAGAGAAAGTCACCCTCTATATCTAAACAGCAGTTCTATGCTCCAGTGCTGTTTCCACTACAGTGTAACTTCACCTTGTAATTTGTAATAGATAATTAGGAGCCATGATATAAAAGAGACCAGTCAAATGGTTTACAACTCACAAAATATATGTTGGAAAATGAAAGATCcacaaattaaatccaacaaagcCAAGAAATAATGTTTGCGGGAATCACAAGCAACATACCAGGGAAAGGTTGTCAAAATATAACCAAAAAAGCAAACAAATATGTGTCTGAACGAGGGAAGACTGAGCTTCATATGGCTAACTTTTAAACATCCTCCTGTAAGCATTCTGATAtgatatatacacacacacactattcCTTTCGTGATAACAGACCCAACCCCGCATTGAATCTAACACCACCAACACATACCTTAGAAGAAACTAAAACATTATAAACAAACCATTAAAACTTCCCACAGGTAGTACTCATAATGACTACTAACTCAAGGTCAGAGTGTATATGAAAGAGCAGCCAAAAGCGAAAAAGCAATTAGTGTCCACAAAGAACTCCAAGCAAAAATTAAATACAGGAAAGCCAAGAAATTGTGGCTTGTGGCAATAGCATCATTGATGACCCCAAGGAGAACAGCTAAAACCGAAAGCAAGATACCAAGGATAGGTGGACAAACGATATACAAAGAAGGAACATATACAAGGGTATAGTGAGCGAGCTTACGCCAACAATTCAAACAATCCACCTATACAATATTCAGATATAATACATATCGGTTCATGAAAAAGTAAAGGAAGAACCAATCCACACTGCAACAAAAACAAAACATAACTTACcattaacaatttttttttgtttttgatataTCATACCTTACTATTACCACTTTCTTTTTTAATACGTACATACCTCTCACCATAAACAACTCACAAGTAATGTTTATAATTACCACTAACTCAAGGTCAGAGTATGTCCTGCTAATCAATAAGTAACGTTAAAAAAACAAGATAGATGTAAGCATGTGACTATATTTCTCGGATAACAAATAGTAAACAAGGTCAAGAAGTCCTCCATAATATCAATAGACcaagaaaaaaaaacttgatgGAGAACATTGCTGAGACACAGAAAACTCACTGGCAGGGATACGGAACGTGAGTAAGATAAATCAGGAGATTTAGCATCAGCACCATGTATCATTACTTCAGCAGTCACGTTTTCCTTTCGCTCCTCCCCACCAATTTCTGCAGGAGGAACGCTCATACCAGAGCATGGAGATGTCGCACATTTGATCAAGCATTTCACAGAAGCAACTTTACCAGAGTCACTTCCATGAGAATCTTTAATTACATTTTCCTTCACTGTCTCAGAATTGCACTTATTATTTGAGTCTTCACCACCCTGAATATTGAGATAATCAGTCAAATGGCAGCCAAGATCATTTATGGAAAGACCTATATATCCAAAAGCACAATCAGGCGTCTCCTTTGATGACTCGCAAAAGCCGCCAACATTTTCAGACACTGACTTGTAGTTAGGAGGACAATCGCCCATCAAATACAAAGAGAGCAGCAAAGATCTGCCAAAGTGTGCAAAGAGAGTCTGAGCAAAATAATAACAAGAATATCTATTCGTAGAAATAGAGGAGACAGATAAAGCAACTGCATCAGAAACAAGCTTTCATTTCCGTTCCAATCTAATCATTTGACCTCTGAACAATTTAATATTCGAGCCATCTAGCACGAGTTGAAACAGATCTAGACAGAAATGAACCATCAAACCAATTTAAATGCAGTAATTGCTTCTGGCCAAACTGGACTATTCAATTAAACAAAATATGTGTATTGCAAGCCATTCAGATACATCCAAAACCCAAAAATCcaccaaacaacaacaacaacatacccaatatatTCCCATACTTAGGGTTTGGAgatggtagtgtgtacgcaaaacTTACCCCTACCTAGAgtggctgtttccaatagaccatcggctcagGAAAGTagggaggaggagaagaagaagaagaagaataaaaagcagagggagagaaagaagaagaaaaaggtagAAAGAGGGGGTttaaaaaaggggggggggggggggagaacaGAGTGAGTAGCACCAAAATAGTAATAACAGGAGAATACCATAACTGAAAAAAACTAAACAACATGGTGTAATATAAATCTGAGAGATAGGAAATTACATGCGTGCTACTAGTACTACTGGTAAGAAAGGGGAAAACTCTCAACTACCtgctaaccttctaccctaatacTCGACTTCCACACCCTCCTATCTAGGATCATGTTCTCAGTGATATGAAGCAgcgccatatcctgcctaatcacttctccccagtacttcttaggtctgcctcgacctcttctcaaacCTGCCATGGTCAACCTCTCACGCCTCCTAACAGGAGCGTCAAcgcttctcctcttaacatgcccgaaccatctcagcctcgaccCACAAACCAATTTAAATGCAGTAATTGCTTCTGTCCAAATCGGACTATTCAATCAAACAAAATATGCGTATTGCAAGCCATTCAGATACATCCAAAACCCAAAAATCCACCCACAAGgttttaaaaaaatgattaaaGCAAATGTAAGCTGCACAGACAATCAGATACAATATGCAACCACCACCATAATAACAGTTGAAGTGCCTAGAAAGTTATTCCAAACTACTTTTTTTTTATGACGGTGTGCACTTCGCCTTGATACCTGCTACCTACTAGCAGGCAACAGGTACGGGTAATTCTGCCCACGACTTAGGCAGATGGGAATAAATCACCTGGTATTTTTGACTCGGCTGAGATTTGAACCTAAGACCAGATGGTTGTCCTCCCACGTCACTGCCCACTAGGCTACACCCTTGGGTGCAAACTACTGTAGCTAATATTCATGCTTTAGTAATTGTTAAAGAAGAATCAAGTCAAACAGAATCAAGTAAGACATATTTTAGATTATTACCTTTGAGTTTGTTGATCGAAATGAACCTTATCAGATCCTCCAAATAAGACGAGCCAAATCCAATCTAGCATCAGCACAAACAAATCCGCTAAAAACTGACCAACTATACTAAAAGACGACAACGATTTAAAAAGTAAACGTTAACTAAGACTATTATTAGGCCAATCAACTTTTTTCAGACGATAAAAACACAATAAACCATAGAAGAATGCAGCGAAGCTGAGATCAAATACAGAAGGCACCGAATGCATTGTTCGATGCTCTTCAATATTAATTTTCCACACAAACAAAAACCCTAATTCCAAAACCCTAGCTCAGGGATCAGCTCTACAGCCAAAACAATGAATCAATATGGAGAAAAATTGTTGAGATTTGGAAGGAGAAATTGAATAACTATAGCGTGAAGATTGGCATGGGAATAGAAATTGGACTGAAGAGACTGAAGAAGTAGAGCTCTTAAATCAGACAGAAACGCCTTATccgaaaaataaaaagataatagCACCGTACATATAGTGTATACGGCGTATAGATACATTTGAAGGTACTACACTACTTATTTTGGAATAAGAAATTCAGTAATATCAGATTATTTTGAGGAGAAAAACCATAACCCTTTCCAAATTATAATGTGATATTTCCTttaatataataacaataatatttaattttaaattttttattttatgtttaataaaataatttttagtcacataaatatttataacttatttAGACCATAATGACTAcgatggtttgggcatgtgagAAGGAGAGACATAGATGCTCCGGTCAGGAGGTGTGAGTGGTTGACCATGACGGGTTTGaggaagtattggggagaggtaggccaaagaagtattgaggagaggtgattag from Nicotiana tabacum cultivar K326 chromosome 24, ASM71507v2, whole genome shotgun sequence includes:
- the LOC107768759 gene encoding uncharacterized protein LOC107768759, with the protein product MLDWIWLVLFGGSDKVHFDQQTQRSLLLSLYLMGDCPPNYKSVSENVGGFCESSKETPDCAFGYIGLSINDLGCHLTDYLNIQGGEDSNNKCNSETVKENVIKDSHGSDSGKVASVKCLIKCATSPCSGMSVPPAEIGGEERKENVTAEVMIHGADAKSPDLSYSRSVSLPTPLKLVSAIKGSRQKLGSQPRKLTVTWAPDVYDPVPTAVSHVPNKGQCHKSGKKKNGKNKQKNNGKSSRGNKGKDKKQARRHGGSSQISYHPLDDSNITASSGEVQSSVVDFDIGRPDPFCGSSFLRKSITKLHFPVAEAS